The Xanthomonas rydalmerensis genomic interval CGCAATCCACCGCCGGCCGACGGTGCCCGCCAGAGCCGCAAGGAGATGTTCGGCAGCGCCCTGCTCGACCCGGTCAGCGGCGAGGCCAGCCAGACCCGCGACACCCGCGGCGGCGACTTCTTCTACCGCCTGCACTTCGACCTGCACTACCTGCCGGCGCTGTGGGCGCGCTACATCGTCGGCTTCTGCGCGATGTTCATGCTGGTGGCGATCATCAGCGGCGTGATCACCCACAAGAAGATCTTCAAGGACTTCTTCACCTTCCGCCCGGCCAAGGGCCAGCGCTCGTGGCTGGACTTCCACAATGCCAGCGCGGTGCTCGCCCTGCCCTACCACGCGATGATCACCTACACCGGGCTGGTCACGCTGATGCTGATGTACCTGCCCTGGGGCATCAAGACCGCCTATCCCGATGCCGAGCAGGCGTTCTACGCCGAGGCCTTCCAGGAGCCGCAGAACCTGCGCGAGGCCAGCGGCACGCCCGGGCACATGCTGCCGATCGCGCAGCTGCTGGACGTGGCGCGCCGCGAATGGGGTGCGCAGGCGCCGATCGCCGGCTTCACCGTGTACAACGCCGGCGACGCCGCCGCGGCCATCCAGATCCGCCAGGGCGACGGCCAGCGGCTGGGCTACACCACGCCCTCGCTGCTGCTGGACGCGGCCAGCGGGCAGATCCTCGGCCGCAGCGGCGAACTCGGCGCCGCTGCGGAGACCCGCAGCACCCTGTACGGCCTGCACCTGGCGCACTTCGCCGGGCCCTGGCTGCGCTGGCTGTTCTTCGGCTGCGGCCTGCTCGGCTGCCTGATGGTGGCCAGCGGCGCGATCCTGTGGGCGGTCAAGGAGCGGCCCAAGCACGCCAAGGCCGGCCGCATCGGCCTGGGCCTGCGCCTGGTCGACGCGCTCAACATCGGCACC includes:
- a CDS encoding PepSY-associated TM helix domain-containing protein gives rise to the protein MKQGFRQSMAWLHTWSGLLVSWVLLLIFMAGTASYFRNEISRWMRPELPSAQPSTDVVAARAVALLQREAPQSPQWFVSLANQRAPFTDLFWRNPPPADGARQSRKEMFGSALLDPVSGEASQTRDTRGGDFFYRLHFDLHYLPALWARYIVGFCAMFMLVAIISGVITHKKIFKDFFTFRPAKGQRSWLDFHNASAVLALPYHAMITYTGLVTLMLMYLPWGIKTAYPDAEQAFYAEAFQEPQNLREASGTPGHMLPIAQLLDVARREWGAQAPIAGFTVYNAGDAAAAIQIRQGDGQRLGYTTPSLLLDAASGQILGRSGELGAAAETRSTLYGLHLAHFAGPWLRWLFFGCGLLGCLMVASGAILWAVKERPKHAKAGRIGLGLRLVDALNIGTVAGLPIAFAAYFWGNRLLPLHLESRPESEATVFFLAWAAALIAAQVWPKRPMWAWQLYAGAALFGLLPLLNAVTTDAHLGVSLLAGDWALAGFDLVCLFLGIALALAARRMQRWQPPLSAAERRARERGGPGKPVLATEGA